From the Sphingomonas brevis genome, the window AGCGCGGCTTCAACAACATCTTCGCCAAGGACTATTCCGAGGTGAACCTGGGCGCGATCCAGAAGCTGATCGACGCCGGCAAGCTCGACGCCAAGAAGCTGCTCGACCATGACGCGCTGAAGGCCGCGGGCCTGGCGCGCGGCGGCAAGGACGGCGTCCGCCTGCTCGGCAAGGGCGAGTTCAAGGCCAAGGCCAGCTTCAAGGTCGCCGGCGTGTCGAAGTCGGCGCGCGAGGCGGTCGAAAAGGCCGGTGGCAGCATCGAGGTCCTCGAGAAGAAGGACTCCGCCGCGCTGGCCGCCGCGAAGAAGGGCAAGGCTCGCGAGACGCGGTTGGCCGACAAGGCTGCCAAAAACGCCGAGAAGAAGGCTTAAGGCCATTTATCGCAAAGGGCTTCGCAACGGCCTTCGAGTGACTATATCGGGCGGCGGGGGGCAACGGGCCCGTCGCCGCCTGACTTTTTCTAGGGATCATTAATGGCATCCGCAGCCGAACAACTGGCCAGCAATCTTTCACTGGCGAGCTTCTCCAAGGCCACCGAGCTCAAGAAGCGTCTCTGGTTCACGCTTGGCGCCCTGGTGCTGTTCCGGCTGCTGTCCTTCGTTCCCATTCCCGGCATCGATCCGCGCGCGCTGGCTAACCTGTTCCAGACGCAGCAGGGTGGCGTGCTCGACTTCTTCAATACCTTCTCGGGCGGCAGCCTTTCGCGCATGTCGATCATCGCGCTGGGCGTGATGCCCTACATCACCGCGTCGATCGTGGTGCAGCTCGGCGCCTCGCTCTACGAGCCGTGGAAGGTGCTCAAGAAGGAAGGCGAGGTTGGGCGCAAGAAGCTCAACCAATATACCCGCTACCTGACCGTGCTCCTGACCACCGTGCAGGGCTATTTCATCGCCGTCGGCCTGGAAGGCTGGGCGGCGACCAAGGGCATTTCCGCGGTTGTCGAACCGGGCATGCTGTTCCGCGTCGCTGCGACCATCAGCCTGGTCGGCGGCACGCTGTTCCTGATGTGGATCGGCGAGCAGATCACCAGCCGCGGCATCGGTAACGGCGTCTCGCTGATCATCATGGCCGGCATCGTCGCATCCATGCCGCAGCACCTTGCCCAGCTGTTCGAGGGCGGTCGTACCGGCACGCTCGATCCGCTGCTGGTGTTCGGAATTATCATCGCGGTGGTCGGCCTGGTGCTGTTCATTTGCTTCATGGAGCGCGCCCAGCGGCGGGTGCTGATCCAATATCCCAAGCGCCAGACAGCGCGCGGCATGATGCAGCAGGAGCGCAGCCACCTGCCGCTCAAGATCAACACCGCCGGCGTCATCCCGCCGATCTTCGCGTCGTCGCTGTTGCTGATGCCGCTGACGGTACTGCAGTTCGCCGGTGGTGGGGCAACGCCCGACAGCTCGTCGAGCGACTGGCTGATCACGCTCAGCACCTATCTTCAGCACGGCGCTCCGCTCTATCTGCTGCTCTATGCCGGCGGCATCGTCTTCTTCTGCTTCTTCTACACCGCGGTGCAGTTCAATTCGGAAGAGACGGCCGAAAATCTGAAGCGCCACGGCGGCTTCATCCCCGGTATCCGTCCGGGCAAGGCGACCGAGCAATATTTCGATTATCTGCTCAACCGGATCACGGTGATCGGCGCGGCATATCTGGCGACGATCTGCCTGATCCCGGAGATTGCGCTGAGCCAGGCCGGCGTGCCCTTCTACCTCGGCGGCACCAGCCTGCTGATCGTGGTCAATGTGACCATGGATACGGTCAGCCAGATCCAGAGCCACTTGATCGCCCATCAATATGGGGATTTGATCAAGAAGGCGAAGCTCAAGGGTGCGCGCCGCCGCTAGGGAGCGGCGCCGCTCCGGGAGGGGAGAGGCTTTGGATATCATTCTTCTGGGACCGCCGGGCGCGGGCAAGGGAACCCAGGCTCAGCGATTGGTCGCCAATCGCGGCATGATCCAGCTGTCGACCGGCGACATGTTGCGTGAAGCGGTCGCCAAGGGCACCCCCACCGGCCTCAAGGCCAAAGCGGTGATGGAAGCCGGCGAGCTGGTCAGCGACGCGATCGTTTCCGCGCTCATCGGCGAACGCCTGGACGATTGCTCTGGCAGTGGCGCGATCTTTGACGGCTTCCCACGGACCAAGCATCAGGCCGCCGCGCTCGAGATTTTGCTTGGTCAGCGCGACCGCAAGCTCAACTATGTCATCGAGCTTGTGGTTGACGAGGAAGCGCTGGTCGAGCGGATCACGGGCCGCTTCACCTGCGCCAATTGCGGCGCCAGCTATCACGACAAATTCCATCGGCCCAAGGTTGACGGCACCTGCGACGTGTGCGGCCATCATGAATTCAAGCGGCGGCCTGACGACAATGAGCAGACGGTGCGTACGCGGATGGCCGAATATCGTGCCAAGACCGCGCCGATCCTTCCTTATTACGAGGAAAAAGGTCTCGTCCGGCGGGTCGACGGCATGGGCAGCGTCGAGGAAGTCGCCGCGGCGATCGACGCGATTTTAGACAGCTGAGCGCAACCAATCGTCATTGCGAGGCGCGTAGCGCCGTGGCAATCCAGGCATGGGCGTGGGACTGGATTGCTTCGCTGCGCTCGCAATGACGGGGTAATTCCATGCGTTTCGCGCTCTTGCTTCCGACCCTTCTCATGACCGCACCTGCCTCTGCCGAAGTTATCAGCTCCGGCCCCAACGGCTTCGAGGTGCAGGAAGTCGTCAACCTGGTCGTTCCCCAGCCTAGTGCCTACGCCGCCTTCGGTCAGGTTGGCCAATGGTGGAACAAGGAGCACACCTATTCGGGTGATTCGGCTCGATTATCGCTGCAGCTGCGTCCGGGCGGCTGCTTTTGCGAGCCGCTGGAGGGCGGAGGCGGGGTCGAGCATATGCGCGTCGCCTATCTAAAGCCGGGCGAGCAGCTTGTGATGACCGGTAGCCTCGGTCCTCTGCTTTACCAGGCGACGACGGGCGTCATGGACGTCAAGTTCGAGCGGATCGCCGGTGGAACGCGAGTGACGATGAACTATCGCGCGGCCGGCTTCGCCAACAGCGACGGGGACAAGCTGGCGCCGCTGGTCGACCAGGTGCTGGCGGACCAGATGAAGCGCTACCGGACCTATGCCGCGAAAGCGCCGAAGCCGGATACGCTCAAGCCCTGATCGACTAGGCCTTAACCAGCGTCACGGTCCGCCAGGCCGGCGTATCGGCGGTCGGCATATGATCCTCATAAGCGATTTCGCGCCAGCGTTCGTTTGAGCGCAGGTCGGGCATCGACACGTCGCCGTCGACTTCGGCGATGACCTCCGTCAGCTCGATCTTGTCGGCGATCGGCTCGAACAGGTCGAAGATCGCGGCGCCCCCGATGACCGAAATCGGCGAGCTGCCGGCGGCGGCGATCGCGCTGTCGACGTCGTGGACGACGTCGACCCCTGCGACATTCCAGTTCGCGTCATGGGTCATGACGATGTGCTGACGGCCCGGCAGGATGCCGGGCAGGCTATCGAAGGTCTTGCGGCCCATGATCATCGCGCTGCCCATGGTCAGCCGCTTGAAACGCTTCAAATCGCCTGGAATGTGCCAGGGAAGCGTGCCGTCCTTGCCGATCACACCGTTTATCGCGCGGGCGAGGACGATGGTTATCTGGGGGCGAGCCATGGCATGAACCTTGCCTCAAGGGCGCGGCTTTGCAAAGCCTAAGGCGATGATCCGAACCATCCTGGCGGCGGCCGTCCTCACGCTCATGGCTAGCTCGGCGAATGCCGAGACCGTTCAACTGCGCGCCGGGCACCTGATCGATCCCGGCAGCGGCAGCGTGACTCACGATCGGCTGCTGACCCTGACCGACGGCAAAATCGTCCGGGATGAGGCGTGGGATGGCGGGAAGCGCGAGGGAAGCCTGATCGACTGGTCAGGCAAATGGGTGCTGCCCGGCCTGATCGACCTTCATACACACGTCGCCGACGGCTATGGCAACAGCGACGATCCGGCCGAGCCGCTGAAGCACAGCGAGGGCGAGACGATCCTCAAGGGCGCCGAGATGGCCCGCATCACATTGCATAGCGGCTTCACCACGGTTCGCGATGTCGGCGTCTATCGCGGCCTGACCGATGTTGCCCTGCGCAATGCGATCGCGGCGGGTGAGATAGAAGGGCCGCGGATGATCGTCGCCGGCGGCTACATCACCATTCCGGGCGGCGGCGGAGCGGTAACCGGGGCCAAGCCCGGCACGGTAATCGGGCCGGAATTTCGGATCGGCGAGGTGCGCGGGCCGGACGAGGCGCGGACCCGGGTAAAGGCGATGATCGACGGCGGCGCCGATTTCATCAAGCTGATCGCGACCGGTGCGGTCCTGGCGATTGGCAGCGAACCGGGCGCGCTTGAACTGACTCCGGAGGAAATGAGGGCGGCCTGCGACCAGGCCAAGAGCATGGGCAAATATTGCATCGCCCACGCGCATGGCGCTGACGGGATCAAGGCGGCGATCCGGGCCGGCGCGCGGACCATCGAGCATGCCTCGCTGATCGATGACGAAGGCCTGCGCATGGCCAAGGAACGCGGCGTCTGGCTCGACATGGACATTTATGACGGCGATTGGATCGAGGAAGTCGGGACCCGCGAGGGTTGGCCGGCCGAATATCTGAAGAAGAACCGCGACACGACCGACCTCCAGCGGGATGGCTTCGCGAAGGCGGTCAAGCTCGGCGTGCCACTGACCTTCGGGACCGACGCCGGCGTCTATCCGCATGGCTATAACGCGCGGCAATTCGGCTATATGGTCCGCTATGGAATGCCCCCGATGCAGGCGCTAGCCAGCGCGACTAGCGAGGCAGCCAAGGCGCTTGGCCGCGACGATTTGGGATCGGTTGCGCCCGGCCATGTCGCTGACTTCGTTGCGGTCGACCGCGATCCGCTCGGCGACGTGACCGTTCTGCAATGTGTTGCCGGAGTGGTTCAGGGAGGAAGGCTAATCTATCGAGGCGACGCGGCGGCGCGTTGCGACCGCTGGAAGCATCCGTGAGCGACCCACTGAAGCTGGTCGAGGCCGTGAGGGCACGGTTGGGCCCGAAGGCGGTCCTGACCGATCCAGCCGACATCGAGCCATGGGCAACCGACTGGCGTGGCCGCTGGCACGGTAAGTCGGTGGCAATTCTCCAGCCAAGTTCGACCGAAGAAGTCGCGGCCATCGTTGCGTTGGCGAGCGAAAATGGCGTGCCGCTGGTCCCGCAAGGAGGAAATAGTTCGATGGTCGGCGGGGCAACGCCGCCTGCGGACGGGTCGGCGCTGATCCTGTCGCTCAGGCGGATGAACCGGATCCGGTCGATCGATCGCGGAGCGATGCGTGCGGTCGCCGACGCTGGCGTCATCCTGCAATCGCTGCACGAAGCTGCATTAGAGCATGGTCTGCGCTTTCCACTGACCCTTGGCGCCAAGGGAAGCGCGACCGTAGGCGGGCTCATCTCGACCAATGCCGGTGGCACGCAGGTACTGAGGTTCGGGCCAATGCGCGCGCTGGCCGACGGGATCGAGGCGGTGCTGCCAGACGGAACCGTCCATGACGGGCTCACCGGCCTTAAGAAGGACAATCGCGGCTACAGCCTCGACCAGCTGCTGGTCGGGGCCGAAGGGACGCTAGGCATCGTCACTGCCGCGCGGCTCAAGCTGGTGCCGGCGATCCATTTGCGTGCCGTGGCCTGGCTGGGCCTTTCGAGCCCGCAAAAGGCGCTCGATACGCTGCGCGCCCTGGAAGCGGATACTGACCGGATCGAAGGGTTCGAGATATTGCCGCAGGAATCGCTCGACGCGGCGCTCCGGCATATTCCCGGCACGCGTGCGCCGCTCGACAGCCGCCACGAATGGCATGCACTTGTCGAGGCCACTACACATGGCGCTGACGCCGAGCCGCCGGCCGAGCTGCTGACGCGCCTGCTGGCGCCGCTGGTCGAGCGTGGAGTGGTCGAAAATGCGACCATCTCAGCGACGGAGGCGCAGGCCGAGGCTTTCTGGCGGATCCGCGACAGCCTGTCGGAGGCGGAGCGTGCCGCGTTTGGCCCGGCGACCCAGCACGACATCAGTGTCGCGGTCGAGGACATGCCCTTGTTCATGGCCGAAGCGGCCGCCGAGGTGGAGCGGGCGTTCCCGGGCACGTCGGCATCGGGCTTCGGCCACCTGGGCGACGGAAACATTCATTTCCACGTCCGCGCGGGGACGAGGGGCGGGCCTGATTGGCTCGAGCAGGAGGGCAATGCGGTGCAGTGGCTGGTCGATGACCTCGTCATTGCTGCCGGCGGCTCGATCAGCGCCGAGCATGGCATCGGGGTGATGAAGAGAGACGAGCTGGCGCGCTTGCAGCCTGACCGGGTACGCCATCTGCGCGCGATCAAGGCAGCGCTCGACCCCAAGGGATTGATGAACCCCGGCAAGCTGGTTTGACCGCAAGCAGCGGGGAGCCGAGCGATCATTGTCGTGGCAGACCCGGCCAATGCTGAAACAAACTTCATCGCCAAGCATCGTCGAGCGCGTCGCCGCCGTCGATTGGGACAATGTCTACGCCAGTCTGGACCGACAGGGCTGGGCCGTGCTGCCCGGCCTGCTGAGTGGCGGCGAGTGCGAGGCAACATCAGCACTGTACGGACCGGGCGAAACCTTTCGCGGCCATGTCGTGATGGCGCGCCATGGTTTCGGGCAGGGCGAGTACCGCTATTTTGCCTACCCGCTGCCGGTGCTCGTCGGGCAGTTACGGTCTGCGCTCTATCCGCAGCTAGTACCGGTGGCCAACGCCTGGCACGAGCGAATGGGCATGGATGTGCGCTTTCCAGCCGAGCATGCCGAGTTCCTGGAACGGTGCCATAAGGCCGGGCAGGCGCGGGCGACCCCGCTGCTGCTCAAATATGGGCCGGGCGACTATAATTGCCTGCACCAGGACCTTTACGGCGAGCATGTCTTCCCGCTGCAGGTCGCCGTGCTCCTGTCATCGCCCGGCAAGGACTTCGACGGCGGTGAATTCGTGCTGACGGAGCAAAGGCCGCGGATGCAATCGCGCGCGTCGGTTGTGCCGCTCGCCAAGGGCGATGCGGTGATCTTTGCCGTCAATTCGCGCCCGCATCGGGGTTCGCGCGGCGACTATCGGGTCAAGCTGCGCCATGGGGTCAGCATGGTGCGGTCGGGAAAGCGTCACACGCTGGGGGTTATCTTCCACGATGCGGCTTGAGAAATGGCGCGCCCGGCAGGAGTCGAACCTGCGACCTCATGCTTAGAAGGCACGTGCTCTATCCAGCTGAGCTACGGGCGCGCGATGGGGTGGCTTATGACCCGGCGCGAAGCGCCGCAAGACGGGCGCCTTAACTAACCGCCTCCAGCAGCCCTTCGAACAGTCGTCTGCCGTCGGTGTTGCCATGCGCGGTTTCCAGCGCTCGCTCCGGGTGCGGCATCATGCCGAGGACATTGCCCTGGCCATTGAGGATGCCGGCGATGCTGCGCGCGGAGCCATTGACGTCGCCGGTATAGCGGAAGGCAACGCGGCCATCGCCCTCAAGCCGGTCGAGGGTGGCAGCGTCCGCCTGATAATTGCCGTCATGGTGCGCAACCGGAATGCTGATGTCCTCACCCGACTTGTAAGCGCTGGTGAAGATCGACTGGCTGTTTTCGACCCTGAGGCCGACAGAGCGGCAGACGAAGTGCAGCCCGGCGTTACGCATCAACGCACCGGGCAGCAGGCCCGCCTCGGTCAGCACCTGAAAGCCGTTGCATATG encodes:
- a CDS encoding 2OG-Fe(II) oxygenase, with protein sequence MLKQTSSPSIVERVAAVDWDNVYASLDRQGWAVLPGLLSGGECEATSALYGPGETFRGHVVMARHGFGQGEYRYFAYPLPVLVGQLRSALYPQLVPVANAWHERMGMDVRFPAEHAEFLERCHKAGQARATPLLLKYGPGDYNCLHQDLYGEHVFPLQVAVLLSSPGKDFDGGEFVLTEQRPRMQSRASVVPLAKGDAVIFAVNSRPHRGSRGDYRVKLRHGVSMVRSGKRHTLGVIFHDAA
- a CDS encoding ATPase, translated to MRFALLLPTLLMTAPASAEVISSGPNGFEVQEVVNLVVPQPSAYAAFGQVGQWWNKEHTYSGDSARLSLQLRPGGCFCEPLEGGGGVEHMRVAYLKPGEQLVMTGSLGPLLYQATTGVMDVKFERIAGGTRVTMNYRAAGFANSDGDKLAPLVDQVLADQMKRYRTYAAKAPKPDTLKP
- a CDS encoding adenylate kinase, whose protein sequence is MDIILLGPPGAGKGTQAQRLVANRGMIQLSTGDMLREAVAKGTPTGLKAKAVMEAGELVSDAIVSALIGERLDDCSGSGAIFDGFPRTKHQAAALEILLGQRDRKLNYVIELVVDEEALVERITGRFTCANCGASYHDKFHRPKVDGTCDVCGHHEFKRRPDDNEQTVRTRMAEYRAKTAPILPYYEEKGLVRRVDGMGSVEEVAAAIDAILDS
- a CDS encoding FAD-binding oxidoreductase, which gives rise to MCCRSGSGRKANLSRRRGGALRPLEASVSDPLKLVEAVRARLGPKAVLTDPADIEPWATDWRGRWHGKSVAILQPSSTEEVAAIVALASENGVPLVPQGGNSSMVGGATPPADGSALILSLRRMNRIRSIDRGAMRAVADAGVILQSLHEAALEHGLRFPLTLGAKGSATVGGLISTNAGGTQVLRFGPMRALADGIEAVLPDGTVHDGLTGLKKDNRGYSLDQLLVGAEGTLGIVTAARLKLVPAIHLRAVAWLGLSSPQKALDTLRALEADTDRIEGFEILPQESLDAALRHIPGTRAPLDSRHEWHALVEATTHGADAEPPAELLTRLLAPLVERGVVENATISATEAQAEAFWRIRDSLSEAERAAFGPATQHDISVAVEDMPLFMAEAAAEVERAFPGTSASGFGHLGDGNIHFHVRAGTRGGPDWLEQEGNAVQWLVDDLVIAAGGSISAEHGIGVMKRDELARLQPDRVRHLRAIKAALDPKGLMNPGKLV
- the purQ gene encoding phosphoribosylformylglycinamidine synthase subunit PurQ, with translation MKSAVLVFPGSNCDRDLAVAIEQVTGRAPAMVWHRTSELPDGTDFIAIPGGFSYGDYLRSGAMAARSPIMGAVAEAANRGVPVLGICNGFQVLTEAGLLPGALMRNAGLHFVCRSVGLRVENSQSIFTSAYKSGEDISIPVAHHDGNYQADAATLDRLEGDGRVAFRYTGDVNGSARSIAGILNGQGNVLGMMPHPERALETAHGNTDGRRLFEGLLEAVS
- a CDS encoding dihydrofolate reductase, with translation MARPQITIVLARAINGVIGKDGTLPWHIPGDLKRFKRLTMGSAMIMGRKTFDSLPGILPGRQHIVMTHDANWNVAGVDVVHDVDSAIAAAGSSPISVIGGAAIFDLFEPIADKIELTEVIAEVDGDVSMPDLRSNERWREIAYEDHMPTADTPAWRTVTLVKA
- the secY gene encoding preprotein translocase subunit SecY, whose product is MASAAEQLASNLSLASFSKATELKKRLWFTLGALVLFRLLSFVPIPGIDPRALANLFQTQQGGVLDFFNTFSGGSLSRMSIIALGVMPYITASIVVQLGASLYEPWKVLKKEGEVGRKKLNQYTRYLTVLLTTVQGYFIAVGLEGWAATKGISAVVEPGMLFRVAATISLVGGTLFLMWIGEQITSRGIGNGVSLIIMAGIVASMPQHLAQLFEGGRTGTLDPLLVFGIIIAVVGLVLFICFMERAQRRVLIQYPKRQTARGMMQQERSHLPLKINTAGVIPPIFASSLLLMPLTVLQFAGGGATPDSSSSDWLITLSTYLQHGAPLYLLLYAGGIVFFCFFYTAVQFNSEETAENLKRHGGFIPGIRPGKATEQYFDYLLNRITVIGAAYLATICLIPEIALSQAGVPFYLGGTSLLIVVNVTMDTVSQIQSHLIAHQYGDLIKKAKLKGARRR
- the rplO gene encoding 50S ribosomal protein L15, with product MKINELRDNPGARKGRVRVGRGIGSGLGKTAGRGQKGQKSRSGVSVKGFEGGQMPLHMRLPKRGFNNIFAKDYSEVNLGAIQKLIDAGKLDAKKLLDHDALKAAGLARGGKDGVRLLGKGEFKAKASFKVAGVSKSAREAVEKAGGSIEVLEKKDSAALAAAKKGKARETRLADKAAKNAEKKA
- a CDS encoding metal-dependent hydrolase family protein, translated to MIRTILAAAVLTLMASSANAETVQLRAGHLIDPGSGSVTHDRLLTLTDGKIVRDEAWDGGKREGSLIDWSGKWVLPGLIDLHTHVADGYGNSDDPAEPLKHSEGETILKGAEMARITLHSGFTTVRDVGVYRGLTDVALRNAIAAGEIEGPRMIVAGGYITIPGGGGAVTGAKPGTVIGPEFRIGEVRGPDEARTRVKAMIDGGADFIKLIATGAVLAIGSEPGALELTPEEMRAACDQAKSMGKYCIAHAHGADGIKAAIRAGARTIEHASLIDDEGLRMAKERGVWLDMDIYDGDWIEEVGTREGWPAEYLKKNRDTTDLQRDGFAKAVKLGVPLTFGTDAGVYPHGYNARQFGYMVRYGMPPMQALASATSEAAKALGRDDLGSVAPGHVADFVAVDRDPLGDVTVLQCVAGVVQGGRLIYRGDAAARCDRWKHP